A region from the Candidatus Thiothrix putei genome encodes:
- a CDS encoding NAD(P)H-dependent oxidoreductase: MRVLIVYAHPNPSSFNHAMLDYCRKGLLEGGHEVRIKDLYAEDFDPVLRATDLAVLQTGVIPEKISREQQDLLWADGLVFIYPLWWFDRPAILKGWFDHVLTNGTAFEYSQEGVKGLLKHQRALVLITAGGTEDYFRQTDAEHLIYRPVTDGTLAFCGIKDVRHSIYYNIPSLTPEARTTILEDIARMGRDFAC, from the coding sequence ATGCGCGTTCTGATTGTTTACGCTCATCCCAACCCCAGCAGCTTTAACCATGCCATGCTGGATTATTGTCGTAAAGGCTTGCTGGAAGGTGGTCATGAAGTACGAATCAAAGACTTATATGCTGAAGATTTCGACCCCGTATTACGCGCCACTGACTTAGCGGTACTGCAAACGGGCGTTATCCCCGAAAAAATCAGTCGCGAGCAACAAGATTTGTTATGGGCGGATGGCTTAGTCTTCATTTACCCCCTGTGGTGGTTTGACCGCCCCGCCATACTGAAGGGCTGGTTTGATCACGTATTAACCAATGGCACGGCCTTTGAATATTCACAGGAAGGGGTGAAAGGCTTGCTGAAACACCAACGCGCCCTCGTCCTGATCACAGCGGGTGGCACAGAAGATTATTTCCGCCAAACGGACGCGGAACACCTGATCTACCGCCCGGTCACGGACGGCACATTAGCCTTCTGTGGTATCAAAGATGTACGTCACAGCATTTACTACAATATACCCTCGCTAACCCCAGAGGCTCGCACGACTATTTTGGAAGATATTGCCAGGATGGGGCGTGATTTCGCGTGCTGA